TATGATATGCCAGAATCGGCAAAATAGCAGTTAGTCCATTGTTCCCACTGCCACTGCTACTCATTACGGGCATACGGATACCGGACATTCTAGCATCGGAACCGGCGGCAGTCAGCATCATAGCGGTATTCATCAAATCATCTGCCAAGATGCCTTTCTGTATATTTTCATAAATTGTACGTCCAACGGATATACCAGAGGTATTTTTCAATCCTTCCATTGCTATCTTCTCGTTCATTTCCAATCCTTCCAGCATAAATCCGATTTCATCCATTCCTAGTTCACTGATTTCTTTGATAATATCTCGAATCTTCATTTCAAACAATGGATTGGTAGATTTTGTGCTGCTAGTTGCCTCCTGTAATCCATTCAATAGGATGTTTCCACTTTGCGCTAAATAGACAAACTCATTATGTCTCCCTTGAATAATAGCAGTAGAACTTCCTTCCTCCGCATATAGATTTACTTCTACGTATATTTTTTCAATTGTAGGCTTAATATCGATTGTAACTTTTTCTTCTTTTAATAATTCATGGGCTATTACTACATCCTCTTCTACAATTCCGGATAATACTTGAAGGTCCTTTTCACTTTTTCCAGCGACAATACCCAGTGCTCCCGCAATGAAAAGACCGACTTCATTCGTATTGGGTATCCCTACGGACAATCCATTCTTATAGATATTAGGACTGACCAAAATTTCCGCCTTGGTTATATCCATATCACCAAGGAGTTCCTTTGCTTTAGCACATCCTAAAGCCACTGCTACAGGCTCTGTGCAACCCATTGCTGGAACAACTTCCTCTTTCAATGTCTTTATGATTAAATTTTTCAATTCCATGACCCATCCTCCACAAAATTCTAATTTAACTATATAAGTAGCAATTACTATGCCAAAATTTACGTCAGAGTTTCTGTTGAAATTTCAAACCTTTCAAGAAGTTTACTGAAAAATAAATATTATTAATCTCAAAATGATACAAAAATGCTAAAAACCAGTCTCAAATTGAGATTATTTCTCATTTTGAGACTGGTTGTGTTTTATATAAAACTATAGGGTAATCTTATATTCTTTGATTTTTCGATATAATGTGGCTCTACTGATTCCCAAGGCCTCTACTGCACCTGAAATCCCTTGTTCTTTATCCTGATAATATCGTAATGCCTTTATTATTTCTCTCTTCTCTAAATCTTTAATGGAAAGGATGGGTTTTGCTGCGATTTCTTTTGATCTGTTTTTTTCAACAATTAATCTTTTTGGGAGATCTTCTTGCTTTATAATATCCGTTCCACACATATTCACTGCATATTCTATGGTATTTTCTAACTCTCTTACATTACCCGGCCATTGGTATTCTTTTAAAATCTTCATGACCTGATCCTCTATATGTTCAATATTCTTTCCTAGCTTCCCTTTACACTTTTCTAGCAAATAATCGACCAATATATGGATATCATCAATTCTTTGTCTCAGTGGCGGAATATGAATGGGGATCACATTGATTCGGTAGAATAAGTCTTCTCTAAATTCTCCATCGAATACTTTCTTTTCTAAATCCTTATTGGTTGCCGTAATAATTCGAACATCAATGGGGATTTGGCTTTTCCCACCTACTTTTTCTATGACATGATCCTGCAACACTCTTAATAGCTTTGTTTGTAGGTGAAGTGGCATGTCTCCAATTTCATCTAAAAAAATCGTTCCTTTATTGGCCAATTCAAATTTTCCAGACTTTCCACCTCTGATAGCACCAGTAAATGCCCCTTCTGCATAGCCAAAAAGCTCACTTTCTAAAAGCTGCTCTGGAATCGCTGCACAATTGATGGGGATAAAAGGCCCCTTGCTTCGATGACTATGAAAATGAATGGCTCTAGCAAATAGCTCTTTGCCTGTGCCACTCTCTCCTTGAATCAATACGGTCGAATTGGATATGGCTGCTTTTTTAGCTTCAAATTTTACATTTTGAAATAGCGCATTATTGCCTATAATATCATCAAAGTTGGTCTGAATACTACCAGCAGTAATATCGTTGACGATATTCAGTACTTCTGATACCTTACTGAAGGTAAATAAAATACCAACCTTTTTATTTCCTAAACTGATGATATTCCCATCGAAAAAACCACGAACACTATATTTTCCCTTGCTATATGCAAACTCTACATTTTTTGTTCCGATATTATGTTCTATGAGAGCTAGAAAGTCAAAGTCCCCTATAAATTCTTTGATATGAGAGTTGCGAATCAAGGCTTCATCTATGTTGAATAGCTGAACAGCTTTTTTATTATATCGCAATATGAACCCCTTACTATCCACCGCTAAAATGCCTTTATCCACAGTGTCTAGAACAATCTCCAGCTCCTTAGCTAAAAGTTTGATCTTCTCTGTATTTTCTTGCTCCAAAAGCTTAGAGGAGATTAATTCTGCCATCTTATCTAAAAACCTTAAGAGGTTTTCTTGATTTTC
Above is a genomic segment from Alkaliphilus oremlandii OhILAs containing:
- a CDS encoding L-cysteine desulfidase family protein, producing the protein MELKNLIIKTLKEEVVPAMGCTEPVAVALGCAKAKELLGDMDITKAEILVSPNIYKNGLSVGIPNTNEVGLFIAGALGIVAGKSEKDLQVLSGIVEEDVVIAHELLKEEKVTIDIKPTIEKIYVEVNLYAEEGSSTAIIQGRHNEFVYLAQSGNILLNGLQEATSSTKSTNPLFEMKIRDIIKEISELGMDEIGFMLEGLEMNEKIAMEGLKNTSGISVGRTIYENIQKGILADDLMNTAMMLTAAGSDARMSGIRMPVMSSSGSGNNGLTAILPILAYHKKFPVEDRPLAQALAISHMTNSYIKHYIGRLSALCGCGVAAGTGASISIAWLMGADAEKIDGTIKNMIGNLSGMICDGAKVGCALKLATSASAAIQSALLALNGHVIPSKNGIIGDTAEDTIKNLGILSEEGMYFADHTILKVMKAMEGV
- a CDS encoding sigma-54-dependent Fis family transcriptional regulator encodes the protein MELVKILSDVQNISETISSVIKVDVTVVDRNLERIAGTGCYGQRIGEILSDDSVFGFALRQGSSFIIENPGEHNACLKCQNIDFCDEHAEVCCPIKIEHEIVGVIGLIAFGEEQKKSIVENQENLLRFLDKMAELISSKLLEQENTEKIKLLAKELEIVLDTVDKGILAVDSKGFILRYNKKAVQLFNIDEALIRNSHIKEFIGDFDFLALIEHNIGTKNVEFAYSKGKYSVRGFFDGNIISLGNKKVGILFTFSKVSEVLNIVNDITAGSIQTNFDDIIGNNALFQNVKFEAKKAAISNSTVLIQGESGTGKELFARAIHFHSHRSKGPFIPINCAAIPEQLLESELFGYAEGAFTGAIRGGKSGKFELANKGTIFLDEIGDMPLHLQTKLLRVLQDHVIEKVGGKSQIPIDVRIITATNKDLEKKVFDGEFREDLFYRINVIPIHIPPLRQRIDDIHILVDYLLEKCKGKLGKNIEHIEDQVMKILKEYQWPGNVRELENTIEYAVNMCGTDIIKQEDLPKRLIVEKNRSKEIAAKPILSIKDLEKREIIKALRYYQDKEQGISGAVEALGISRATLYRKIKEYKITL